The Streptomyces diastaticus subsp. diastaticus genome contains the following window.
CCAAGCTCCGCCCGGGCCCGGCCACCCGCCCCGCCCCCGCCTCGGCCACGGAGACGGCGGGCCGCGACCGCATCGCGGTGTACGCGCTGACCGGCACCGGCGGCCACGCCCTGGGCACGGTCTGCCCGGCGGGCACCGAGGGCGAACAGGCCCTCGCCCAGATCGCGGTCGTCCTCCTCTCCCTCCTCACCGCCGGCCGGCCCGGCGCCTCCTGGGCCGGCCGCACCTCGGCCCTGGTCGCCCTGCTCCTCGGCGACGCGCCCGCCACCGTCGCCGGCTCCCTCTCCGCCGGCCCGTGGACCGTGGTCCGGGCCCGCCGCTCCCCGCACGGCGGCCCGGTCGACCCCCTGGCCGCCTCCGGACTCGGTACGGCCCTGGGCTCCACCCTGGTCGGCACGGGACCCGGCGCCGACACGGTCCGCGTCCTCCTCCCCGCCGGCGCCGAACCCACCCCGCAACGCGGCTGGACCCTGGGCGCCGCCACCGCCGCCGGAGACCCGCCGGACCTCCCCGCCGCCGACGCCCGCGCGGCCCGCGCCCTGGACCGCGCCCGCGCCACCCACCACCCCCTGGTCCGCGACCGGGCGGACGCCGCCCGGGGACTGGCGGCGCTGGTCGACCCGGCCGACGCGGAGGCGTACGCCCGCGATCTGCTGGCCCCGCTCGACGGCGCCCCGGAACTCGCCGAGACCCTCCGCGTCTGGCTCTCCCTCCACGGCAGCTGGGACCGGACAGCCACCGCTCTGGCCGTCCACCGCAACACCGTCCGCGGCCGCATCACCCGCTGCGCCCGCCTGCTCGCCACCGACCTGGACGACGCGGACGTCCGCATGGAGCTGTGGTTCGCGTTGGGGCGGGGTGGGGAGTGAGGGGGCCGGTGTGCGGCGTACGCGATGCGGAACCCGCCCGACCGGCACGAAAGGCGCAGCCAACCCTCGCGAGCCGCCCCAGGGGGCGGGGCCGCCGGGCACAATGGTCTCCATGTCGATACCCAGTCGCGCCACCCTCGTCGAGCATCTCGTCCGCGCCCGGATCGCCGGTGACGTCGCCACGCCCCGCGACAACAACCTCGACCACTACCGCAGGCTCGCCAACGGTGACCGCCACTACTGGCTGGGGCTGGAGCTGGGCGACCGCTGGGCCGACGAGCAGGACGTGCTGGCCGTGATGGCCGAGCGGTGCGGCGTCAGCGACGACCCGGAGCACCGGCACGGCCAGGACACCATCGACCCGGAGCTGACCGTCGACGGCCTGGAGCGCATGGCGGCCAGGCTCCGCAAGGCGGCCGAGGGCCAGGAGCGCGTCCTCTTCGCCACCGGCCACCCCGGCGGCCTCCTCGACGTCCACCGCGCCACGGCCGCAGCCCTGCGCGCCGCGGGCTGCGACATCGTCGTCATCCCCGGCGGGCTGCGCACCTCCGAGGGCATGGTCTTCCAGTTCGCCGACGTGGCGATGCTGGAGCGCGGCGCCACTCTCTGGCACACCCACTCCCCCGAGCCGATGACCGTCATCCTCGACGGCCTGGAGCGCGAGGGCAGCCCGCTGCCCGACCTGGTCGTCGCCGACCACGGCTGGGCGGGCTGCGCGGCCCAGCGCGGCCTCGACTCGCTCGGCTACGCCGACTGCAACGACCCGGCCCTCTTCATCGGCGAGGCCGAGGGCACCATGCAGGTCACCGTCCCCCTG
Protein-coding sequences here:
- a CDS encoding PucR family transcriptional regulator: MSTTPPPGSSAASPAEPPSAVLPPTPPVRLSALLGRADLGLGLRQVGGPPVDEGDGERLVQWVHTSEMEDPYPYLLGGELLLSAGLHLPEAAGAGARLDAYVGRIVAAGGAALGFGVAPVHEAVPRGLVAACDRWGLPLVEVPSATPFSAVARAVWRLMAESRHAGLRRAAEAQRGLATAAAGPDPVHAVLTRLAALLDGYAVLLGPTGEILVPGGRGAPPDPARALLGGLATKLRPGPATRPAPASATETAGRDRIAVYALTGTGGHALGTVCPAGTEGEQALAQIAVVLLSLLTAGRPGASWAGRTSALVALLLGDAPATVAGSLSAGPWTVVRARRSPHGGPVDPLAASGLGTALGSTLVGTGPGADTVRVLLPAGAEPTPQRGWTLGAATAAGDPPDLPAADARAARALDRARATHHPLVRDRADAARGLAALVDPADAEAYARDLLAPLDGAPELAETLRVWLSLHGSWDRTATALAVHRNTVRGRITRCARLLATDLDDADVRMELWFALGRGGE
- a CDS encoding phosphatase, with protein sequence MSIPSRATLVEHLVRARIAGDVATPRDNNLDHYRRLANGDRHYWLGLELGDRWADEQDVLAVMAERCGVSDDPEHRHGQDTIDPELTVDGLERMAARLRKAAEGQERVLFATGHPGGLLDVHRATAAALRAAGCDIVVIPGGLRTSEGMVFQFADVAMLERGATLWHTHSPEPMTVILDGLEREGSPLPDLVVADHGWAGCAAQRGLDSLGYADCNDPALFIGEAEGTMQVTVPLDDHVLDPRFYDPMTAYLLDAAGLTP